In Nicotiana tabacum cultivar K326 chromosome 11, ASM71507v2, whole genome shotgun sequence, a single window of DNA contains:
- the LOC107762660 gene encoding laccase-12-like: protein MKAFNSIANPLSSFFFVCILLLLANAASAKIHNHNFVIQATPVKRLCKTHNTITVNGQFPGPTLEVNNGDTLVVNVVNKARYNVTIHWHGVRQMRTGWADGPEFVTQCPIRPGKSYTYRFTIQGQEGTLWWHAHSSWLRATVYGALIIHPKEGESYPFAKPKRETPIMLGEWWDANPMDVIRRATRTGAAPNVSDAYTINGQPGDLYKCSSQDTTIVPVDSGETNLLRVINAALNQQLFFSVANHKLTVVGADASYVKPFTTSVLMLGPGQTTDVLITADQQPARYYMAARAYASAQGNPFDNTTTTAILEYKTASCSSNCVKTNPVSPSLPAFNDTATATAFTTKFRSPRKVEVPTEIDENLFFTVGLGLNNCPRGARSRNCQGPNGTRFTASMNNVSFVLPSNYSLLQAHQQGIPGVFSTDFPANPPVKFDYTGNVSRSLWQPTRGTKLYKLKYGARVQVVLQGTSIFTAENHPIHLHGYDFYIIAEGFGNFNPKTDTAKFNLVDPPLRNTASVPVKGWAVIRFVADNPGVWLMHCHLDVHIGWGLAMAFIVENGVTQLESLEAPPVDLPVC from the exons ATGAAGGCTTTTAATAGTATTGCTAACCCTTTGAGTTCTTTCTTCTTTGTATGCATTTTGCTTCTCTTGGCAAATGCAGCATCTGCGAAAATTCACAACCATAATTTTGTT ATTCAAGCAACACCAGTGAAGAGGCTGTGCAAAACTCACAACACCATAACGGTGAACGGACAATTCCCTGGACCAACATTAGAAGTAAACAACGGGGATACTCTAGTTGTCAACGTTGTAAATAAAGCTCGATATAATGTCACGATTCACTG GCATGGGGTAAGGCAAATGAGAACAGGATGGGCGGATGGACCAGAATTTGTTACACAATGCCCAATTAGACCAGGAAAGAGTTACACTTACCGGTTTACAATTCAAGGACAGGAAGGGACTCTATGGTGGCACGCTCACAGCTCATGGCTCAGGGCTACGGTTTATGGAGCTCTAATTATCCATCCGAAAGAAGGAGAATCCTATCCATTTGCTAAGCCGAAAAGAGAAACACCAATTATGCTTG GTGAGTGGTGGGATGCAAACCCTATGGACGTTATAAGACGAGCTACAAGAACAGGAGCAGCTCCTAATGTATCTGATGCATACACCATCAATGGTCAACCAGGTGATCTCTACAAGTGTTCCAGCCAAG ATACCACCATAGTCCCTGTGGACTCGGGCGAAACCAACCTCCTCCGAGTTATCAACGCTGCACTCAACCAACAACTTTTCTTTTCCGTGGCCAACCACAAACTTACTGTTGTTGGAGCAGATGCCTCTTATGTTAAGCCCTTCACTACATCAGTCCTTATGCTCGGACCAGGCCAGACAACTGATGTCCTAATCACAGCTGATCAGCAACCAGCTAGATATTACATGGCAGCACGTGCCTACGCAAGCGCTCAAGGCAACCCCTTTGATAATACCACAACCACAGCAATCCTTGAGTACAAGACAGCTTCTTGTTCTTCCAATTGTGTCAAGACTAATCCAGTTTCCCCATCTTTACCAGCATTTAACGACACAGCCACAGCTACAGCCTTCACAACCAAATTCAGAAGCCCAAGAAAGGTCGAGGTACCCACTGAAATCGACGAAAATCTATTCTTCACAGTCGGGCTAGGACTCAACAACTGCCCAAGAGGCGCTCGCTCCAGAAACTGTCAAGGTCCGAATGGAACTCGATTCACAGCCAGTATGAAcaatgtatcttttgttctaccATCCAACTATTCCCTTCTACAAGCACATCAGCAAGGCATACCTGGTGTTTTCTCAACTGATTTCCCAGCAAATCCTCCTGTAAAATTTGATTACACCGGTAATGTAAGCCGATCACTATGGCAACCTACTCGAGGAACGAAACTATACAAGTTGAAATATGGGGCAAGAGTGCAAGTTGTGTTACAGGGGACAAGTATCTTCACTGCTGAAAACCATCCAATTCATCTTCACGGATATGATTTTTACATCATTGCAGAGGGTTTTGGTAACTTTAATCCAAAAACAGATACAGCTAAATTCAACCTTGTTGATCCACCTCTCAGAAACACGGCCAGTGTACCCGTCAAAGGATGGGCGGTCATCAGATTTGTCGCAGACAATCCAG GAGTTTGGCTAATGCATTGTCACCTGGATGTTCACATTGGCTGGGGTTTGGCAATGGCGTTCATCGTCGAAAATGGAGTTACTCAATTGGAATCATTGGAGGCTCCTCCAGTAGATTTGCCTGTCTGTTAA